One genomic segment of Myxocyprinus asiaticus isolate MX2 ecotype Aquarium Trade chromosome 14, UBuf_Myxa_2, whole genome shotgun sequence includes these proteins:
- the LOC127451809 gene encoding protein SGT1 homolog, translating to MATSRSFTDNFIDEDPQRALKELNEALEEKADNAEWLCQRAYAYVLLEEYNRAIDDAKKAQQLQPGLALAFLRTGMAEYCLNNFSAAHQALTAGKELDGSNEVLQTWIQRCEEKMATLIQNETTTMHVKHDWYQTESHVAVTIMVKNVKKEDVTVSFGERELTAAVNLPSGEDYNLKVHLLHPVVPGQSTYKILTTKIEIKMKKTEAIRWEKLEGEGTLPNVKHFTPNQYPSSSHYTRNWDKVVGEIKEEEKSENLEGDAALNKLFQQIYSDGSDEVKRAMNKSFMESGGTVLSTNWTDVGKRKVEMNPPDDVEFKKY from the coding sequence ATGGCAACCAGCAGGAGTTTCACCGACAATTTCATAGACGAGGATCCTCAGAGAGCTCTTAAAGAGCTAAACGAGGCTTTGGAAGAGAAAGCTGATAATGCTGAATGGCTTTGCCAGCGAGCTTACGCCTATGTGCTACTAGAAGAATACAACAGAGCAATTGACGATgccaagaaagcccagcagctGCAGCCAGGTCTGGCACTTGCTTTCTTAAGAACAGGTATGGCAGAGTATTGCCTTAATAACTTCAGTGCTGCACATCAGGCCCTCACAGCTGGAAAGGAGCTTGACGGTTCCAATGAAGTCTTGCAAACATGGATCCAGCGCTGTGAGGAGAAAATGGCAACACTCATTCAAAATGAAACTACAACCATGCATGTCAAACATGACTGGTACCAGACAGAATCGCACGTGGCAGTGACCATCATGGTAAAAAATGTCAAGAAGGAAGATGTGACTGTCAGCTTTGGTGAGAGGGAGCTTACAGCTGCAGTAAATCTTCCTTCAGGAGAAGATTACAACTTAAAGGTCCATCTTCTGCATCCTGTGGTCCCAGGACAGAGCACTTACAAGATTCTCACAACCAAGATAGAGATCAAGATGAAGAAGACAGAAGCCATTCGGTGGGAGAAACTGGAGGGAGAAGGCACACTGCCCAACGTGAAGCACTTCACTCCCAACCAATACCCATCATCTTCCCACTACACACGCAACTGGGACAAGGTGGTGGGTGAAATCAAAGAGGAGGAAAAAAGCGAGAACCTGGAGGGAGATGCTGCACTCAACAAGCTGTTCCAGCAAATCTACTCAGACGGCTCGGACGAGGTCAAGCGGGCAATGAACAAGTCCTTTATGGAATCAGGAGGCACAGTCCTTAGCACTAACTGGACAGATGTTGGCAAGAGGAAAGTAGAGATGAACCCACCAGATGATGTAGAGTTTAAGAAGTATTAA
- the LOC127451807 gene encoding THO complex subunit 6 homolog isoform X1, producing the protein MGPVELLHMSVFSQSFSPCGRFLAAGNNYGEIAVFSLSAALSPEASEGSQKPILNFTAHDGPVFSLLSTDTHLLSTGNGEISAWSWAELIKKNTKAAWTRKPNYETSLEIPEINAMIINSKDNSLIVGGGDNNIHIMDMESGVFKSVLKGHTDYIHCLSFREREGEILSGGEDGAVRIWDCRTKQPVHCIEVCKYEECARPQFGKWISCLATDSDWMLCGGGPSLSLWHLRSMSPTSVFPLSGCQREAVFYQDLILSVGEGPYLSHCLHGGTVKAQIPCTPSSLNTLSLNLKNTELRVMTVGGSSHQIDVFTNFSYRAFSLSF; encoded by the exons ATGGGTCCTGTTGAG CTCCTGCATATGTCCGTGTTCTCTCAGAGTTTCTCCCCCTGTGGCCGTTTCCTTGCAGCGGGTAATAACTATGGAGAGATCGCCGTGTTCAG TCTTTCAGCAGCACTGAGTCCAGAGGCATCAGAGGGAAGTCAGAAGCCCATCCTTAACTTCACTG CTCACGATGGTCCAGTATTCTCTCTTCTTTCCACGGACACTCATCTTCTGAGTACTGGGAATGGAGAGATCAGTGCCTGGAGTTGGGCAGAGCTCATCAAAAAA AATACCAAAGCTGCATGGACACGGAAACCCAATTACGA GACTAGTCTTGAAATCCCAGAGATCAATGCAATGATCATTAATTCAAAG GACAACAGCTTGATAGTTGGAGGGGGTGACAATAACATTCACATCATGGACATGGAGAGCGGTGTCTTCAAG TCTGTACTGAAGGGCCACACGGACTACATACACTGTCTGTCCTTTAGAGAGAGGGAAGGGGAGATACTCTCTGGTGGGGAGGATGGTGCTGTGAGGATATGGG ACTGTCGGACAAAACAGCCAGTTCACTGTATTGAAGTTTGCAAATATGAG GAATGTGCACGCCCCCAGTTTGGGAAGTGGATTAGCTGTCTTGCTACAGACTCTGATTGGATG CTCTGTGGTGGAGGACCATCACTCTCATTATGGCACCTTCGTTCCATGTCCCCCACCTCTGTCTTCCCTCTGTCTGGCTGTCAAAGGGAAGCTGTCTTTTACCAGGATCTG atcttatcaGTAGGCGAGGGTCCATATTTGTCCCATTGTTTACATGGAGGCACCGTGAAAGCTCAAATTCCTTGCACTCCTTCTTCACTCAACACACTGTCTCTCAATCTCAAAAACACTGAACTCAGG GTTATGACAGTAGGGGGGAGCAGTCACCAAATTGATGTGTTTACCAACTTCTCCTACAGAGCCTTTTCTCTGTCATTCTGa
- the LOC127451807 gene encoding THO complex subunit 6 homolog isoform X2, translating to MSVFSQSFSPCGRFLAAGNNYGEIAVFSLSAALSPEASEGSQKPILNFTAHDGPVFSLLSTDTHLLSTGNGEISAWSWAELIKKNTKAAWTRKPNYETSLEIPEINAMIINSKDNSLIVGGGDNNIHIMDMESGVFKSVLKGHTDYIHCLSFREREGEILSGGEDGAVRIWDCRTKQPVHCIEVCKYEECARPQFGKWISCLATDSDWMLCGGGPSLSLWHLRSMSPTSVFPLSGCQREAVFYQDLILSVGEGPYLSHCLHGGTVKAQIPCTPSSLNTLSLNLKNTELRVMTVGGSSHQIDVFTNFSYRAFSLSF from the exons ATGTCCGTGTTCTCTCAGAGTTTCTCCCCCTGTGGCCGTTTCCTTGCAGCGGGTAATAACTATGGAGAGATCGCCGTGTTCAG TCTTTCAGCAGCACTGAGTCCAGAGGCATCAGAGGGAAGTCAGAAGCCCATCCTTAACTTCACTG CTCACGATGGTCCAGTATTCTCTCTTCTTTCCACGGACACTCATCTTCTGAGTACTGGGAATGGAGAGATCAGTGCCTGGAGTTGGGCAGAGCTCATCAAAAAA AATACCAAAGCTGCATGGACACGGAAACCCAATTACGA GACTAGTCTTGAAATCCCAGAGATCAATGCAATGATCATTAATTCAAAG GACAACAGCTTGATAGTTGGAGGGGGTGACAATAACATTCACATCATGGACATGGAGAGCGGTGTCTTCAAG TCTGTACTGAAGGGCCACACGGACTACATACACTGTCTGTCCTTTAGAGAGAGGGAAGGGGAGATACTCTCTGGTGGGGAGGATGGTGCTGTGAGGATATGGG ACTGTCGGACAAAACAGCCAGTTCACTGTATTGAAGTTTGCAAATATGAG GAATGTGCACGCCCCCAGTTTGGGAAGTGGATTAGCTGTCTTGCTACAGACTCTGATTGGATG CTCTGTGGTGGAGGACCATCACTCTCATTATGGCACCTTCGTTCCATGTCCCCCACCTCTGTCTTCCCTCTGTCTGGCTGTCAAAGGGAAGCTGTCTTTTACCAGGATCTG atcttatcaGTAGGCGAGGGTCCATATTTGTCCCATTGTTTACATGGAGGCACCGTGAAAGCTCAAATTCCTTGCACTCCTTCTTCACTCAACACACTGTCTCTCAATCTCAAAAACACTGAACTCAGG GTTATGACAGTAGGGGGGAGCAGTCACCAAATTGATGTGTTTACCAACTTCTCCTACAGAGCCTTTTCTCTGTCATTCTGa
- the LOC127451815 gene encoding ras-related protein Rab-35-like produces the protein MAGKDYHHLFKLLIIGDSNVGKSSLLLRFADNSFSGSYITTIGVDFKIRTVEIDGERVKLQIWDTAGQERFRTITSTYYRNTHGVIIVYDVTNPESFVNVKRWLNEISQNCDNVCKILVGNKNDDPSKKLVDAQDALRFGESVNVRLFETSAKENINVEEMFMAFTHMVLRAKKHSQSRAEREREREKDTVHINSHRDRERRKKGKKCC, from the exons atggcaGGAAAAGACTACCATCACCTCTTCAAGCTGCTCATCATTGGTGACTCCA ATGTAGGGAAAAGCAGTTTGCTTCTACGATTTGCAGACAATTCATTCTCTG GCAGTTACATAACAACTATTGGAGTTGACTTTAAGATCCGGACAGTAGAGATTGATGGAGAAAGAGTGAAACTCCAGATCTGGGACACTGCAGGGCAGGAAAGGTTCAGAACCATCACCTCTAC GTATTACAGAAACACTCATGGTGTCATCATTGTTTACGATGTCACAAACCCTGAATCGTTCGTCAATGTGAAACGATGGTTGAATGAGATCTCACAGAACTGTGACAATGTCTGCAAAATCTTAG TGGGAAACAAGAATGATGACCCTTCTAAAAAGCTTGTGGACGCCCAAGATGCTCTGCGCTTTGGAGAGTCAGTTAACGTAAGGTTATTTGAGACAAGTGCTAAAGAAAATATCAACGTAGAGGAG ATGTTCATGGCCTTTACCCACATGGTCCTtcgggcaaagaaacacagccAGAGTCGagcggaaagagagagagagagagaaaaggacacTGTTCATATCAATTCTCACAGGGACCGAGAGAGGAGGAAGAAAGGGAAGAAATGCTGTTAG